Below is a genomic region from Henckelia pumila isolate YLH828 chromosome 3, ASM3356847v2, whole genome shotgun sequence.
TCTGTACAGTTTGCAGATTACTCCGGCATGTAATCTGCCCTTAAAATGTCTCAAGGGCGGGGGAAAGATTGCAATCGTTAATCTTCAGGTAAACTGTTTTCTACAGCCATCTATGGCATAACTTGTTAATAAGATGAGATTCATTTCATCGTGGATGAAAGGTCTGTGCATTTTTTGAATTTACAGAAAACCCCGAAAGATAAGAATGCAAATTTGGTGATCCATGGACTTGTAGACAAGGTGAATTGCTGTCCTgccaattttattttcttgttaGAGTTACTTCTTCACGAAAATGTTTTGTATATCTTTCAATGTAACTATAATTGTCATCAATAAAAGTGGTGTATATGGAGAATAAATGGATATGAAAGAGCTACAGCGCTTAGGTAACTCGATGGAAATTCTATGCGAGACTTTATGTTGAAAGTAATTATGTCGTGATACATTTCCGTTCCTTAAATTGTCTTGTAATTTCTCTCTTCATGCTAATCACATCACTTTTTTCATGTAAATATGTATCTACTTTTTTATGTCAATCGGTGGAACTGGTGGCTAAAATCTTCTTAAACAGGTGATTACAGGGGTTATGAGCATTCTCAATCTGCGTATCCCACCATTTGTTAGGATTGATTTTGTACAGATAATTTTGACTCAGGCCTTAAGTTTAGGTAATATTTCTTAAATTATGCTGATTCTCTTTCTCCTTATATGTATCTTCTGTAATTCGTTAAGAATGCATTCAAGTTTGTTTTGTATAGCTCTAACATGCCGATCCAATTGCTCCTGGTCCTGTTTACGTGGTATCCTAGTTTTCTTTAGTCAAAAAATGTCTCTACTTGAGATAACTGATGTGAAGAATAATGCACTTCCTAGTTTTCTTTAGTCAAAATGTTTTTCCTTGAGATAACGGATGTTAAGAATAATGCCTGTTTACATGGTATCCTAGTTTTCTTTAGTCAAAAAATGTCTCTACTTGAGATAACTGATGTGAAGAATAATGCACTTCCTAGTTTTCTTTAGTCAAAATGTTTTTCCTTGAGATAACGGATGTAAAGAATAATGCACTCTCATTTCGTGTGGTATCTGGAGTTTAAACTTTAAAGTAATCGAAAGTATGCATTTTCATATGCTTCTTATCTGTGGATAATACAGAACAAGTCGACCACTTTACCCCACCATCTACCGTAAGAGTCTGTGTTAAAGTGTCTTCATCCGATTCTTTATTCTCTATGATGCTTTTATTGGAAATTATTCATTTCAACTCCTAGCTGACCAACGGTTTGGCACATATTTTATTCTTGGTTATTTTTTTGATTGCACACCTTTTATTTCAGATAAAAAATACTGGAACTGGACCCTCAGAATAGCAAGTGTGCATGGGACACAAGCTCCATTACCTTTTGTCAAATCTGTTGAGGTGAGCGAGTTCCGTATTATGTTTCCCTGAATCCATAGATGTTTTGGACACCGTGAAATGCCTTGATTTGTGTCCTAATAAGAGAGAAATAATTCATGGCATATCATTGTTTTGCGTTTTAAAATGAGTAAAACGTTTTGCTGGTTCATTTCATGTTTAATGATTCCATTCATCCTTTAGAGTTTTTTTGTTGATGTTCTTCCTAAACCTAGTATTTTAGCCCCCTCTCTCATCGATTTTGGGTTCCAATGAATTTTATGTTCCTTTAATAGGATTTTTTTGtcaagtatttaattgttattagGTTTTGTAATTTTCTGGTTATCCTTAGGGCTGTGGTTAACCGCGGTGCCTGAATTGCAGGTCTCATTTtcggaaaatttaaatatgaagGCATCAATTCTAAATGAGAAACCTCTTCAGCTTAAAAGGTACCTCCTTTGTTTTACGTGTGCTATGTTCTGTAATTAATGTGTTTTTAGATTGTATTGAACCAAATAATCTTGTGGTATCACAGTTTCTATGGGTTCTAGGAGGAGCCAGTTGACTTCTATGTTTTTTATGATAATAAATTCAGAATTCTTTATGTCCTACCGGATTTATCAGGAGAACTGTGAGGGCCACAAAAccttttgatattattttgaaCCTGAATTTAAGCTCTGGTTGCAAGTGTTCGTATGTGGAACTCAAGATCCCGGTTGACTTCGAGGTGAGAATGCCTTTTTCATTGAGCTAGTGAttatttattcttttcttttgattattaCCTTTCTTCACTAACACGACGCCAGCCATGACTCGTGATTCATGAAGCTTTCGGCTGTGGTTTTCTTTTTTTGTTGCTTTTGTATTTTGAACCCTGGAACTCCTATGGTGGGACTCAATGGAAGCTGGTAGTTGGGGCGGAGAgaattatttttagaaaaaaatcatttaaatttttctgaaaaaaatcCAGGGATCATCCCAGTGTAATTAACATATTTTGCTGATATTGTAGCAAAACTTTGTGGTCATTTTATTACGTTCAATCTCGATATGCCTTGCTTGTTctcatcaaatatttttttccagATCTCAATAGAACGATTAAACGAAGACAAGGATTCCATCATTCATAACCTAAAACGCAAAGCCATTGAGGATCAATGTTGTGGACAGACAACAGTGGTCGAGAAACAAGTCGTTTTAGTCCCCAAAAGTAACATTATTGTTCATGCAATAGTCACAAACATAACTGAGTATGGAAGTCCTTCAGAGGCTACAGAAGCATCTTCTATGACAAACGGCTCGCTTAAAAGGAGAGATGGATTCAAATTTGACTGTGGGATATCATGGAAACGTACAAAGGCGCGAAGGCATCATCATAGGCATAGGTAGAAAGGTGAATTGAACAATGATTTTGGTCTGTATATATCTGCAGTATGGGTTGGTAGAATTGGGATATTTCTTTTATGTCTTTATCTTCTTTCTAGATTTTCTCTAGTTTTTCTACTAAGGATGAAGTTCAAGTAGTGGGGTCTGGGGGTATTTTTGGCAGATGGCACACTCAGTCCTGATAGGTTACTGGAAAATCAGCCTTCGTAAGTTTAAGACATTTGGAAATGCAAATGTCCAACGTTAAATTTGTATATATGCCTTCTTTTTAATGTAATTTCTATGACTGTAACCTTTAAAGCTTTATAATTTATAGATAAGTGGTATTTATTTCAAGTTGTAGCACAAGTTGGGGAACCTAGACAGGGGTGTTCAAAGTTTggttaaaaaccaaaaaaaagtaAATCCAAACTAATGAAATCAGTCACCGAAAAtcgaattttttaattttttgaatataaatattaaaaccaaATTTTATATAGTTCGTTTTGGTTTATATGTCAAAACTGAAAAAACGAAGTTTCATTAGATTAATCA
It encodes:
- the LOC140887603 gene encoding NAD-dependent protein deacetylase SRT1 isoform X2 gives rise to the protein MSLGYAEKLSYIEDVGNVGMDEFFDPPHVLQEKIERLAVMIQKSKHLVVFTGAGISTSCGIPDFRGPKGIWTLQRQGKALPEASLPFHRATPSITHMALVELEKAGILKFLISQNVDGLHLRSGISRGKLAELHGNSFMELCSSCGAEDFEIETIGLKETGRRCSKASCGSKLRDTVLDWEDALPPKEMDPAEKHCKMADVVLCLGTSLQITPACNLPLKCLKGGGKIAIVNLQKTPKDKNANLVIHGLVDKVITGVMSILNLRIPPFVRIDFVQIILTQALSLDKKYWNWTLRIASVHGTQAPLPFVKSVEVSFSENLNMKASILNEKPLQLKRRTVRATKPFDIILNLNLSSGCKCSYVELKIPVDFEISIERLNEDKDSIIHNLKRKAIEDQCCGQTTVVEKQVVLVPKSNIIVHAIVTNITEYGSPSEATEASSMTNGSLKRRDGFKFDCGISWKRTKARRHHHRHR
- the LOC140887603 gene encoding NAD-dependent protein deacetylase SRT1 isoform X1, whose translation is MSLGYAEKLSYIEDVGNVGMDEFFDPPHVLQEKIERLAVMIQKSKHLVVFTGAGISTSCGIPDFRGPKGIWTLQRQGKALPEASLPFHRATPSITHMALVELEKAGILKFLISQNVDGLHLRSGISRGKLAELHGNSFMELCSSCGAEYYRDFEIETIGLKETGRRCSKASCGSKLRDTVLDWEDALPPKEMDPAEKHCKMADVVLCLGTSLQITPACNLPLKCLKGGGKIAIVNLQKTPKDKNANLVIHGLVDKVITGVMSILNLRIPPFVRIDFVQIILTQALSLDKKYWNWTLRIASVHGTQAPLPFVKSVEVSFSENLNMKASILNEKPLQLKRRTVRATKPFDIILNLNLSSGCKCSYVELKIPVDFEISIERLNEDKDSIIHNLKRKAIEDQCCGQTTVVEKQVVLVPKSNIIVHAIVTNITEYGSPSEATEASSMTNGSLKRRDGFKFDCGISWKRTKARRHHHRHR